The Methanobrevibacter sp. region TTGCAGGCCAAACAGATATCAAAAAAATAATAGAAATCTATTTGGATAAAATTCACAATACTACTCCTGCCCTTTTAGACAAGCCTGTTTTCATTTTCATAGATGAAGCACACTTTGATAAGAATTGGGCGATGAATGGTAAAACCATCTATGATGAATCACCATACATTTTCCTGATATTGACTGGGTCATCATCACTTCACTTAAATTATAATTCCGATGCTGCCCGAAGGCTAAATATACTGCCAGTCATGCCATTAAACTATTCCCAGCACTTGAGTTTAAAGTACAACTACCAAACAGATATTGGAAATGATCTGATTGATTTGATATTCACAGGAAATATTGAAACGGCGCAGGAAAAGGAATTGATAATCCAAAAGGACTTAATAGAATTAGATAATTATCCATTAAATGATTGGAACATTTACTTGAACTATGGAGGCTTTCCAACAACATTCAACATCAAATTCGAGGATATAATTGTATCTAAACTATGGACAATAATATCAAAAGTAATAACTGTCGATATGGCCAATGTATTCAATTTAAATAAGAACAATCAAAATTTAACTTATAAAACATTAGTATATCTGGCATCACAAAAGCCGGGAGAAATATCACATGATAAATTGTCAAACTATTTGGATTGTGGCAAAACAACCATAAACAATATTATCAACATATTGGAAAAGACACAACTGATATTTCACAGTGAAGCTTATGGTGGAGCTTCCAAGAAAGTCAAAAAACCATGGAAATATAATTTTGCAACACCCAGCATCAGAAACTGCATAAACAAAAAGTTTGGAAACACCGCAGGATCAAAAAGCGAATATGAAGGAATACTATTGGAAAATCTAATAGCATCTAATCTATTCAACCTAAACAACAATAATGCATCATTTGACTTCAATGTCCATTATGATTCTCAAAAGGGAGGCGTTGACTTTATCGTTAAAAAATTATTTGGCAGTGCAATACCAATAGAATCCGGAATAGGCCGCAAAACAAAAAGACAGGTAAAAAAAGCAATGAATAAATATGATGCAGAGTATGGGATTGTGGTTTCAAATAAAACAGATTTCATAGAAAAAGAAGATGATGTGATATTCATATCTCCAAAAACATTCTCTTTTTTATAAAACTATCAAAATTCTCATCATGTTGAAATAAACTATTTCAAATTATCTCTAAAGCAGTTATATCTTTTATTTCTCATCTAAGTTCTCCTATTTATTCATTTAATTTTTTTGTTTTCATTTTCCATTTCGATAAATCCTCTCTGAATTGATGATGTTTCTTAAGAGATTATTAAATATTAAAAACAAACTGTACAACATTTTTAAAAAAAGTTGGTGTTAAGTTAAATTATTTGTTAATTTTAAAAAATAGAAAATAATATATTAGATAATTTATTATAATATATTCATGAAGCGAAATAATATGTATTTCATTGTTTTCATAATTGTTGTTATCATTGCAGCAGGTGCATGGTTTTCAATGAATGGAGACTCTAAAAAACAAGAAACCTCAAATCAGGAATTTGATGCTGAGGATGCTCCTGGAAGTTTGTCTGAGGCACTTCAAACTGCTAAGACTAAAGATAAAAAAGTTTTTGCAGTATTTGAATCAGCCACCTGTATTTACTGTACCCAATTAAGGGAAAATACACTGAATAATGATCAGGTAATGGAAAAACTTAATGAAAGTTATGTAGTTGTCACAATTGATATAAATGACAATCCTGAAATCGCCAGTAAGTATGGAATTTTTTCAACTCCGACTATGCTGATTTTAGATGGTGAAGGTAATGAAATAAAATCTATCGAAGGGTATCATGGACCGGAAGATTTAATAAAACTGATATGAGGAGATTTTATGGAACTTGTTCTGTTTGTTTCTTTTTTTACAGGAGTAATTTCAATTCTCTCTCCTTGTATCTTACCTATTTTACCGATATTTATAGGATTCAATCTTAAAAAAAGAAAAAACACCGAGATTATCTCATTTATTTTAGGTTTATTTGCTATTTTTATAATAATCCTGTTTGCAACTGTGTATTTCACAATAGTTATTCATAAATACTTAAATTATATTAGAGTTATATCTGCGGTTTTCCTGCTTTTGATTGGAGGATTTTTATTAACTGATTATTCATTTAACTTTCCAACATTAACCTATAAAAATCAGGACAATGCATTTATTTTAGGATTTCTAACCTCCCTATCATGGGCACCATGCTATAGCGGATATCTGATTTCACTTTTAGCATTGCTTGTAAATTCAGGAAATCCTGCAGTTGTAGCAGTTAACATTTTAGTATACTGTTTGGGATTTGGATTGACATTATTGGTTTTAGGTTATGCCCTTTCTAAAATAGACTTAACCAGGTTTGTTGATAAATCTTTAAATATTCAGAAGATATTTGCAGTATTAATCATAATTGGAGCCGTTTATATGTTAATAACTGCTCTTGGAGGAGTACTGTAATAACCGATTTTTGATTTAAAAGAAGTTGAACTTGTTTTCATGGAGATGAATGCATGTTTGTCTTAAAGTTTTTAATATTGGTTATTGCAATTTTAATGCTCTGTTTAGTGTTGTCAGGTTATTACATTTATCCGATAATTTTCATGAGCATTATTCCTCTTTAAAAAACGCATGATGATGTTGGATATATCTGGATATTGGATGAAAAAGGGAATGCAAAATTGACTCCAACAACCGACAATTATCATGAATCTTCTGGAAGTGCTCCTGAATCAGCGGAAAATAGCTGATGAATAATAATTCTCAATTTTTTTCTTTTTAAACTTTTAAAGGATATTAAAATATCATTTAATTCATTTTTTTATAGCTCTTCTTGAAAAGTTAATGCATGGCACAAAATCATATTCCGGTTAAACGAAATAAAAACTTAGAAATTACAGCTTTGTAAATTTAAATATTAAAGAATATGAAGCAAAAAATATAACTGCTGAAATTCCAATCATGACAGAAACAAATAGATTTTAATATCGCTCAATAATTTGCTAATATATGTGTTAAAGCAACCAAAAAATCAAATGCAAATTCAATATTTTAAACATAAGAATTAAAAAAGTAAAAATTAATAGATGAAGTATATAGTTCAACTAAAAAATAAATAAAAATAAGGATTTTTATAAAAAAATCCTTTAAATTTATTTTTTCTTTCTAGAAACACCAAATCCGAAGATTGCAAAGATTAAAACAACTAACAATGCAAATAGTGGATTTCCTGTTTTTGGCATTGTTTCGGCACCATGTGTAGCCGGACCTACAGGATCAGGAACCGGAGATGGAACAGGATTTACAGTGATTGAAATATTATTATAATTATTGGACATATTCAAGTCAACTGTACTTCCATTTACAAATACTTCATTAGATATTGCCCCAGTTTTTAAAACAATAGAAGTAATTTCTAATGTGGCAGTGCTTCCATTAGTTAAATTGCCAATTTTCCAAATACCTGTTGTTGGATTATATGTTCCTACACTTGATTTATATGAAACAAATCTAAGAGCATCGGATAATTTATCTACTGCATAAACACCTAATGCTGTATCAGGACCATTGTTTTTAACAATTATTGTGTAAATTATCTTATCTCCAACAGTCGCTGTTTTAACATTTACTATTTTTACAACAGATAAATCTGCTGTTTGAGGAACAGTAATATTTACAGTTGCATTGTTGTTGGTTAAGTTAGGGTCATAACCTGTTCCATTTACACTAACATTGTTTTGGATGAATCCTGTTTTAACTATTTTTGCAGTAATAACCAGTCTGGCTGTTTCATTGTTAGTTAAGTTACCTACTGCCCAAATACTGTTTGTTAAATCGTAATGTCCTTTAGAAGCATCAGCTGAAATGAATTTGAGGTTGTCTGCCAATACTTCAGATACCTTGATATTTGTTGAGTTATCAGGGCCATTGTTTCTTACAGTTATTGTGTAAGTTATTTTATCTCCATAATTTGGAGTGGTGTTGTTTACTGTTTTAATAATTTCAATATCTGCAATGTTTACATGTATTGAAGTATTTGAAGTGTTTCCTTCAGGATGTTCATCACTAGTAACAGTTACAGAGTTGAAAACGTCCTGACCTGTTGTATTTAAGATTGCAACATAAATATCAACAACAGCCTGATTGCCGGTAAGCATATTTCCCAGAGAGATAATCCTGGTGTAGTTAGTTAAATCGCCACCGTTAATTCTATATGTTGCAGAATCGACATCTAACAAATTAGCATCTAAAATATCCTCCAGTTTGACATTTAATGAATCTGAAGAACCACCTGCAGTTACAGTAATTATGAAATGTGCTGTATCTCCAGGGTTAAGCGCTTTAATTTCAGCATCTTTAACTACAACCAATGTAGTATCGGCTATTATGTTAACAGTTTCATCATCACTAAAGTTGCCTCTGGCATCGTCAACGCTGGTGGTAATAATAACTGTATTTAAAACATCCCCACGGGCAGATCCGTTAACTTTAGCTTTGAAATGGACTGTCATGTCAGTTCCGGAGTTGATAGTTCCCAGGTTAATAGCTTCACTGTAATCAAACCAATCTTCACCATTTAAGGAATATTGGACATTAAGTAATTCCTTGGTGTTGAATATGTCTTTTAATATTACATCAGATGCATCGGAAGGTCCATAATTGGTTATAACAACTGTGTAACCAACATTTTCACCGGCTACAATAACTGTTTGGTTTGCAACTTTTGCAATGTTCATCAATACTGATTCAGGAACAGTTACGGTAGCAGAATCATTATTGTTGGTTGTGTTTTTGTCATGTCCTGTTCCAGTAACATTGACATTATTGGTAATGTTTCCTATTTTAATAACCTGTACAGTGATTTTTAAAGTAGCACTTTCTTGGCTGTTCAAATCACCAATAAACCAAACACCAGTATTGTGGTCATATTGACCGTCAGCGCTAATGAATTTCACACCTGCAGGCAACAAATCACAGACAGTAACATTAAATGATTTGTCAGGACCCTTGTTGATTACAGTAATTGCGTATTCGATATTTTCCAAATACTTAGGATTGGTGTTGTTTGAAGTCTTCTCAACACTCAAATCAACGATTCTTACATGAACAGTAGTATTGGAAACAATGCCCTTAGGATGCTCATCACTGGTAACATTAGCTAAGTTGAAAATGTCCTTATCGGCAGTACTTAAAACTTTAACCCAAATGTCCACAGTTAGTGTTGTACCTGTAGGCATATTTCCTAAATCAAAACTTCCAGTCCACATACCTTTATCTACACCATTAATTGAATAATGGGCTTCATTAACATCAAGCAATTCATTATTTAAAATATCTTTTAAGTTTACATTTAATGAATCAGATGACCCCTCAGCAGTTACGGTAATAATGAAGTGTGCTGTATCGCCAGGATTTAACTCTTTGATTTCAGCATCCTTGACTACGGTTAATGTAGTATCGGCAATTACATTAACTGTTTCATCATCACTGAATTTACCTCTTGCATCCTCAACGCTGGTGGCAATATTCACTGTATTTAAAACATCTCCACGGGTGGAAGCATTGACTTTGGATTTAAAGTACAAAGTCACATAATCATTTGCACCAATATCGCCTAGATTAATAGCCCCAGTATAATCCAACCAGTCGTTTCCGTTTAATGAATATTGCAATCCAATTAAATCCTTAGGATTGTAAATGTCTTTTAGAACAACATCTTTAGCTAGTGAAGGACCATTATTAGTAACAGTAACAGTATATTTAACACTTTCACCAGCAACGATAACGGTGGAATTGGCTATCTTAGTAACATCTAAAATAACACATTCAGGAACATTTACTGTTGCAGAATCATTATTGTTGGTTAAGTTTGTGTCATGTCCTGTTCCAGTAACATTGACATTATTGGTAATGTTTCCTATTTTAATAACCTGTACAGTGATTTTTAAAGATGCACTTTCTTGGCTGTTCAAATCACCAATAAACCAGACACCGGTAACTGGATCATAATTACCGTCAGTGTTAATGAATTTCACACCGTCAGGCAACAAATCACAGACAGTAACATTAAATGACTTGTCAGGGCCCTTGTTGATTACAGCAATTGTGTATTCAATATTTTCCAGATACTTAGGATTGGTGTTGTTTGAAGTCTTCTCAACGCTTAAATCAACGATTCTTACATGAACGGTAGTGCTGGAGGTACTGCCTTCAGGATGCTCATCACTGGTAACCTTAGCTAAGTTGAAAATGTCCTTATCAGCAGTACTTAAAACTTTAACCCAAATATCAACAACAACACTTGTTCCTGTAGTAATTTTTCCTAAATAAACATTGCCATTAAAATCATTTAAATTACCTCCGTTTATGGAGTATTTAGCTGAATTTATGTCCAATAATTTATTATCCAAAATATCTCTCAAGTATACCTCTAATGAGTCAGACAATCCTCCGGCAGTAACAGTTATAATGAAATGGGCTGTATCGCCAGGATTTAACTCTTTTGTTTCAGCATCTTTAACTACAACCAGAGTAGTGTCATATTTTACTTCAACAGTAACATCATCTTCCAATTTACTATTTTCTGTTAATTTAGTAGTTGAGTTGATAACTGCATTGTTTAAGATATTTCCACGTTTATCAGCCGGAATTACTCCTCGGAAGTATATTGTTTTACTTTCACCATCAGTTAGAAGACCAATGTTAATAGCCCCATTATAATCATGCCATACTTGACCATCAAATGAATATTTCATATCAGTTAATTCATTGGCGTTGAATTCATCTTTTAAGAATACTTCACGTGCATATGACGGTCCGTTATTAGTAATCACTACTTCATACATAATATTTGAACCGGCAATAGCTGAAGTTGTGTTAATTTTAGCAACATATAATTCGGCCAATGCAATAACATTTTTAATGTTTGTAGCTTCATTATCACTTAAGTCCAATTCACCGGTAGTGGTGTTGACTCTAACTGTGTTGTTTAATATTTCACCGTCAGCAGCACCGGCGTCTAAGTGTCCTCTAATATATACT contains the following coding sequences:
- a CDS encoding cytochrome c biogenesis CcdA family protein, whose translation is MELVLFVSFFTGVISILSPCILPILPIFIGFNLKKRKNTEIISFILGLFAIFIIILFATVYFTIVIHKYLNYIRVISAVFLLLIGGFLLTDYSFNFPTLTYKNQDNAFILGFLTSLSWAPCYSGYLISLLALLVNSGNPAVVAVNILVYCLGFGLTLLVLGYALSKIDLTRFVDKSLNIQKIFAVLIIIGAVYMLITALGGVL
- a CDS encoding thioredoxin family protein, producing MKRNNMYFIVFIIVVIIAAGAWFSMNGDSKKQETSNQEFDAEDAPGSLSEALQTAKTKDKKVFAVFESATCIYCTQLRENTLNNDQVMEKLNESYVVVTIDINDNPEIASKYGIFSTPTMLILDGEGNEIKSIEGYHGPEDLIKLI
- a CDS encoding ATP-binding protein, whose translation is MMEDVIYNYIIKQLSEVPMILNRKLSYKNIKFNNKNEFDKLRLMIDSFLDEESEERYFVLPGIRGVGKTTILYQCYEYLLKEKNFNSTDLLYISCETTNFAGQTDIKKIIEIYLDKIHNTTPALLDKPVFIFIDEAHFDKNWAMNGKTIYDESPYIFLILTGSSSLHLNYNSDAARRLNILPVMPLNYSQHLSLKYNYQTDIGNDLIDLIFTGNIETAQEKELIIQKDLIELDNYPLNDWNIYLNYGGFPTTFNIKFEDIIVSKLWTIISKVITVDMANVFNLNKNNQNLTYKTLVYLASQKPGEISHDKLSNYLDCGKTTINNIINILEKTQLIFHSEAYGGASKKVKKPWKYNFATPSIRNCINKKFGNTAGSKSEYEGILLENLIASNLFNLNNNNASFDFNVHYDSQKGGVDFIVKKLFGSAIPIESGIGRKTKRQVKKAMNKYDAEYGIVVSNKTDFIEKEDDVIFISPKTFSFL